CAATcacatccccagctcccatGAGGGCCCCTGCAACCAGCACAGCCCATTTAGGTGGGAAAGACCCCTGTGTGACCTGCCCACGGCTGGgcccctgtcccagcaccgctgctgctgccgtcCTGCCCCAGGATGcctgaggctgctccagccctgccggctctgtcccagctgcagctccccacTGCCTGCACCAAACCCCACGGCACAGGTGTCCCACTCTGCCGAGTGCCTCAGGCCTCTCAGGACACCGCAGCATCTCTGGCTGAAACGGTGTCCAGCTGCACCTCCTCCCTGTGACCCGGGCATGGGGCTGACCTGTCATCCAGGGTCCACGGTGCCTGGGGCTCTCAGAGCAGagcctgcccagctgctgcccgTGATTTCCACCACAGCCTTTACCACAGCACCCCAAACCTCTCCCTGAACACCAAGCAGGCTCTGCCGACTGTGATCCCCTCCCCGGAGAGCAGCTGTCTGCCTGTGTctgcccccctgcccccccaccAGCCGGGATGGGCAGAACgtgctccctgctgcccacgctgtcCCAACCCCTTGCCACagctggctgctggcacagctcctggccctgtttCCAGATCAGTGTCCCCGGTGGGGTGCTGCCCGGCTGGGtctctggcagctcctgctccatcctACACTCCTGACCCCTTCGACGCAACTCAGCTGGCCCAGTGCTgcccccccagctgctcccccgGCCCTGGCGGCTCCTGCTCACTCTCCCCGCTTCCCTGGGACGGTTCCCTGGCAGGTCTCCAGCCCCGCTGCCGCTCTGCTCCGTCCTTGGAAGCCCTGAGCCCAGCAAGCCCTCAGCCTGGCGGGCGCtggccccacagcccctgtcccaACAGCCCCAGCCATGACCAGCTCGGTACCGGCCCTGCCCCAGGGACTTTGTCGGTGGTTCCTCAGGGACAAGGGCccagctccctgtccccacaccaTGCCATGTAGTCCCTGGAGCTCACcggcagggccagcccaggctctgcagccccacagagctgctgcactcccagcagcaccacctgGTGCTTCACAGGCTCCTTCTCCCACCCCAGACCAGCCCCAAGATCCGAGAGTCTGTTCCCCAGCCCTGAGAGCCCCCGCACGACCCCACGATGGCAGAGCAGTCCCACCAGCTCATGGGCCACAACCGCACCGGGCAGGGGGTGGCAGCAGGTGCTGGACTCcaggccagcacagccagggcactGGCTGCCTGCGTGAGCAGcactcccaggagctgcagtcCCAGGAGCTGTGTGCAGGGCACGGCGCTCAGGGAGAACACAGCAGGCACCGCTGTCACCCATCCAGTGCTGAAGGCTCTGGGTACAGTGCCCAGCAGTGatgaggctgtgctgggagggacaGACCTGTCTGCGCATCCCTGCCTGGGCCTGGGGATACAGCCAGATCCAGCCTCCTGCAATGACTCTGGCACCACTGCCTCCCCAGggtgccaccagcacagcccagccacagctgctgtgcgGGGTTAGAGCCTCCATCCCAGCCAAGCCTGGTGCCCGGGGTGCCTAGCCGACTGTTCTTGTGACCAGAGGACTCCGAATGGGGCCCAAACCTAAGTAGGGCACCATCCTCATGCCCACAGCCTTgccatggcaggagcaggggactgctctccacaggcagagagggacaggagggtcACGGCTGCAGGCACGTGCTACTGCCCACTGtgtccaggctctgctggcagcctggCCCAGGGCCCAGGATGCAGGAGGCAAAGCCCTGCCCGACCCCAGAGCCCTCGgacagcagctcagccagcaaGTGTGGCTGGACACAGCAGGCACAGCCaactgccag
The DNA window shown above is from Corvus hawaiiensis isolate bCorHaw1 chromosome 3, bCorHaw1.pri.cur, whole genome shotgun sequence and carries:
- the MPV17 gene encoding protein Mpv17 isoform X3 — protein: MEQELPETQPGSTPPGTLIWKQGQELCQQPAVARGWDSVGSREHVLPIPAGGGAGGQTQADSCSPGRGSQSAEPAWCSGRGLGCCGKGCGGNHGQQLGRLCSESPRHRGPWMTGQPHARVTGRRCSWTPFQPEMLRCPERPEALGRVGHLCRGVWCRQWGAAAGTEPAGLEQPQASWGRTAAAAVLGQGPSRGQVTQGSFPPKWAVLVAGALMGAGDVIAQQLVEQRGLRGHHCPRTLKMMAIGFCFVGPIVGNWYRILDRLIPGNTKVVAVKKMVLDQGAFAPCFLGCFLAVTGAVNGLSVQDNWSKIQQDYMDALMTNYCVSAGRSVSLSHLHGAAMGSVGHRVPGRAGCGAGTLAGLLTALSPSLPRSGHLCRLQTSTLCPCSAGSVAPLAPSPWPPEPVAADPVPLVPRLAVVQCVAIVWNCYLSWKVNRM
- the MPV17 gene encoding protein Mpv17 isoform X5; translated protein: MEQELPETQPGSTPPGTLIWKQGQELCQQPAVARGWDSVGSREHVLPIPAGGGAGGQTQADSCSPGRGSQSAEPAWCSGRGLGCCGKGCGGNHGQQLGRLCSESPRHRGPWMTGQPHARVTGRRCSWTPFQPEMLRCPERPEALGRVGHLCRGVWCRQWGAAAGTEPAGLEQPQASWGRTAAAAVLGQGPSRGQVTQGSFPPKWAVLVAGALMGAGDVIAQQLVEQRGLRGHHCPRTLKMMAIGFCFVPWTGPVPWSRSSIGQACPCGPGLEQGHVTSPGGPPCDQGGQVLLLTPWLLQGPIVGNWYRILDRLIPGNTKVVAVKKMVLDQDYMDALMTNYCIWPPVQIANFYFVPLQRRLAVVQCVAIVWNCYLSWKVNRM
- the MPV17 gene encoding protein Mpv17 isoform X4 → MEQELPETQPGSTPPGTLIWKQGQELCQQPAVARGWDSVGSREHVLPIPAGGGAGGQTQADSCSPGRGSQSAEPAWCSGRGLGCCGKGCGGNHGQQLGRLCSESPRHRGPWMTGQPHARVTGRRCSWTPFQPEMLRCPERPEALGRVGHLCRGVWCRQWGAAAGTEPAGLEQPQASWGRTAAAAVLGQGPSRGQVTQGSFPPKWAVLVAGALMGAGDVIAQQLVEQRGLRGHHCPRTLKMMAIGFCFVPWTGPVPWSRSSIGQACPCGPGLEQGHVTSPGGPPCDQGGQVLLLTPWLLQGPIVGNWYRILDRLIPGNTKVVAVKKMVLDQGAFAPCFLGCFLAVTGAVNGLSVQDNWSKIQQDYMDALMTNYCIWPPVQIANFYFVPLQRRLAVVQCVAIVWNCYLSWKVNRM
- the MPV17 gene encoding protein Mpv17 isoform X6; protein product: MEQELPETQPGSTPPGTLIWKQGQELCQQPAVARGWDSVGSREHVLPIPAGGGAGGQTQADSCSPGRGSQSAEPAWCSGRGLGCCGKGCGGNHGQQLGRLCSESPRHRGPWMTGQPHARVTGRRCSWTPFQPEMLRCPERPEALGRVGHLCRGVWCRQWGAAAGTEPAGLEQPQASWGRTAAAAVLGQGPSRGQVTQGSFPPKWAVLVAGALMGAGDVIAQQLVEQRGLRGHHCPRTLKMMAIGFCFVGPIVGNWYRILDRLIPGNTKVVAVKKMVLDQGAFAPCFLGCFLAVTGAVNGLSVQDNWSKIQQDYMDALMTNYCIWPPVQIANFYFVPLQRRLAVVQCVAIVWNCYLSWKVNRM